The following are from one region of the Treponema denticola genome:
- a CDS encoding HlyD family secretion protein translates to MKSILYVEDLTYTGEVLQEQKTGIFSSVISIICLLALCTTAWLILGKKEEVVRASGMVRPIENVSFVKSFTAGKIQNIHFTSGQYVEKGAILLNIDDTVAQKERQNLEDLMIKIEQKIKDTEACIKSAEKDLMLVPFERKIAYKRMENYFSVKTNLKKALELNSRIFEEEKALPYFSLANQKIELLNLNVEKSKRDLEQYKNSFFHSLLSEKEALELQKENLSNSLFKMEESLKLFTVYAPISGEVQEISSLNCGDNVFSGQEILKIVPSSSENIRVVLRLPSSKAGLVREDMKVRLKFPAFPHHEFGSLDGQVETILPDVFLGAKNSEYAVFVKLDGNTLPDKKGMAHFLKVGLDAEASIITETGSILSFILKRLEVK, encoded by the coding sequence ATGAAATCCATCTTATATGTTGAGGACTTAACCTATACCGGCGAGGTGCTTCAAGAGCAAAAAACGGGAATTTTCAGTTCCGTAATTTCAATTATCTGCCTTCTGGCTCTTTGCACAACGGCTTGGCTTATTTTAGGAAAAAAAGAAGAAGTTGTAAGGGCTTCAGGAATGGTGCGTCCCATAGAAAATGTTTCCTTTGTAAAAAGTTTTACGGCAGGGAAGATACAAAATATTCACTTTACCTCAGGTCAATATGTCGAAAAAGGGGCTATTCTTTTAAACATTGACGATACGGTTGCCCAAAAGGAAAGGCAAAACCTTGAGGATCTGATGATAAAAATCGAACAAAAAATTAAGGATACTGAGGCCTGCATAAAAAGTGCTGAAAAAGACTTAATGCTTGTTCCATTTGAAAGAAAAATAGCTTATAAACGGATGGAAAATTATTTTTCGGTAAAAACCAATTTGAAAAAAGCTTTGGAGCTGAATTCTAGGATTTTTGAAGAGGAAAAAGCTCTTCCTTATTTTAGTTTGGCAAACCAAAAAATTGAGCTTCTCAATCTAAATGTTGAAAAAAGCAAAAGAGACTTGGAGCAGTATAAAAATTCTTTTTTCCATTCCCTTCTCAGCGAAAAAGAGGCCTTAGAGCTTCAAAAAGAAAATTTAAGCAATTCCCTTTTTAAAATGGAAGAAAGTTTAAAACTTTTTACAGTTTATGCTCCTATTTCGGGAGAAGTGCAGGAAATTTCATCTCTTAACTGCGGGGATAATGTTTTTAGCGGCCAAGAAATATTAAAGATTGTGCCTTCCTCAAGTGAAAACATTAGGGTTGTGTTAAGACTCCCTTCTTCGAAAGCCGGGCTTGTAAGAGAAGATATGAAGGTTCGTTTAAAATTTCCGGCCTTTCCTCATCATGAGTTCGGCAGTCTTGACGGGCAAGTGGAAACCATACTTCCCGATGTTTTTTTGGGAGCAAAAAATTCCGAGTATGCCGTCTTTGTAAAATTGGATGGGAATACCTTGCCGGATAAAAAGGGAATGGCTCATTTTCTAAAAGTGGGATTGGATGCCGAGGCGTCAATAATCACCGAAACAGGTTCTATTCTGTCATTTATACTAAAAAGATTGGAGGTAAAATGA
- a CDS encoding peptidase domain-containing ABC transporter, with the protein MKNIILQKNREDCGAACIANICRHYEKPIDMGKIRRLLQGGKKGASGLGIIHAAETLGFSCRGAVSESKEIPKNIPMPFIAHAVRGSDNHYLVVYKSDSNYVYLADPSEGYKKINTEVFQKNWTGVFFVLLPRPDFSDKGSSSKGLTRFLPILKSHKKICAEILIASVILSFLGIISAFYFRFLIDEVLSSNLRETLTGFSVGFLGVIIFRSLLGLARNQLLMSMSYKIDTVLVYRYFEHILHLPMRFFTEKKTGELVARMNDTVTIRQVISATALTVVLDSLMLIFGAIFLISLGSNLLVAALVPVVVSSVLVWFYARPYQKMIRARASAEAEKHSCIVESLNGIATIKALGAESKALERAEFKIVNAIRKGIKLASFSNYQNSLQNFIGRCGTLAIYWLGSLNILNGSMSLGQLISFVILSGYFLDPLARLLTLQPQLQEAYVAAERLAEIFDEETEENLDKGKIESNGLAGKIDIKNLSFGYDSHSKNLKNINLSINPGERVAFVGASGSGKTTLAKLLMKFYSAQEGDIFVDDINLKDLKNDSYRKQIGYVPQDILLFSGTIAENINWSSGNGDYRRMMTAAEVSGAASFIESMPDRYNTLVGEQGTTLSGGERQRIAIARILLHNPSMLILDEATSALDGISEAEVLNTLKEIGAGRTSIIIAHRLSSIKDCDKIFVFDKGEIAEAGTHADLLEKDGVYSRLWETQNKEEYVA; encoded by the coding sequence ATGAAAAATATAATTTTACAAAAAAACCGCGAAGATTGCGGAGCTGCATGTATTGCAAATATATGCAGGCATTATGAGAAGCCTATCGATATGGGCAAGATAAGAAGGCTGCTTCAAGGCGGTAAGAAGGGAGCCTCAGGTTTGGGCATAATTCATGCTGCCGAGACCTTAGGGTTTTCATGCCGAGGGGCTGTTTCTGAATCAAAAGAAATTCCAAAAAATATTCCTATGCCCTTTATTGCTCATGCTGTAAGGGGGAGCGATAACCATTATCTTGTCGTTTATAAATCGGATTCAAACTATGTTTATTTGGCGGATCCTTCCGAAGGATATAAAAAGATAAACACAGAGGTTTTTCAAAAAAATTGGACAGGGGTGTTTTTTGTACTTTTGCCCCGGCCGGATTTTTCAGACAAGGGGTCTTCATCAAAGGGCTTAACCAGATTTTTGCCTATTCTAAAATCGCACAAAAAGATATGCGCGGAAATTTTAATTGCGAGCGTTATCCTGTCTTTTTTGGGCATTATTAGTGCGTTTTATTTTAGGTTTTTGATTGATGAGGTACTAAGTTCCAATTTAAGAGAGACCCTTACCGGTTTTTCGGTAGGTTTTTTGGGCGTAATTATTTTTAGAAGTCTTTTGGGGTTGGCTAGGAATCAGCTGCTGATGAGTATGAGTTATAAGATTGATACGGTTTTGGTGTATCGATATTTTGAGCATATCCTTCATTTGCCGATGCGCTTTTTTACCGAAAAAAAGACCGGAGAGCTTGTTGCAAGAATGAACGATACGGTTACGATAAGGCAGGTTATTTCCGCTACGGCCTTGACCGTTGTTTTAGACTCCTTGATGCTTATTTTCGGAGCAATATTTTTAATCTCCCTCGGTTCCAATTTGCTTGTTGCAGCCCTTGTTCCTGTTGTGGTAAGTTCGGTTTTGGTATGGTTTTATGCAAGACCTTATCAAAAAATGATAAGGGCCAGGGCCTCCGCAGAGGCCGAAAAACACTCCTGTATTGTTGAAAGCCTAAACGGAATAGCTACAATCAAAGCCTTGGGTGCCGAATCTAAGGCCCTTGAAAGAGCCGAGTTTAAAATCGTAAATGCCATCAGAAAGGGTATCAAACTTGCATCTTTTTCCAATTATCAAAACAGCCTCCAAAATTTTATCGGAAGATGCGGAACCTTGGCTATTTATTGGCTCGGAAGTTTAAATATCTTAAACGGTTCAATGTCTTTAGGCCAATTAATTTCCTTTGTCATCCTTTCAGGTTATTTTTTGGATCCTCTTGCAAGGCTTTTAACTCTGCAGCCTCAGCTTCAAGAGGCCTATGTTGCGGCGGAAAGGCTTGCCGAAATCTTTGATGAAGAAACCGAAGAAAATTTGGATAAGGGAAAAATCGAATCGAATGGCCTTGCTGGCAAAATCGATATAAAAAATTTATCCTTCGGCTACGATTCCCATTCAAAAAATTTGAAGAACATAAATTTAAGTATAAATCCCGGTGAAAGGGTAGCCTTTGTCGGTGCTTCAGGTTCCGGCAAGACCACCCTTGCAAAGCTTTTGATGAAATTTTATTCTGCACAGGAGGGGGATATTTTTGTAGACGATATAAATCTAAAAGACCTAAAAAACGATTCTTATCGTAAGCAAATAGGCTATGTTCCTCAGGACATTCTCTTGTTTTCGGGGACGATAGCGGAAAATATAAATTGGAGTTCGGGAAACGGCGATTACAGGCGGATGATGACCGCTGCCGAGGTTTCAGGCGCTGCTTCTTTTATCGAATCCATGCCCGATAGGTACAATACCCTTGTCGGGGAGCAAGGCACCACCCTTTCCGGAGGAGAAAGGCAGCGTATAGCTATTGCACGTATCCTTTTACACAATCCATCCATGTTGATTTTGGATGAGGCTACTTCAGCTCTGGACGGAATTTCTGAAGCGGAAGTTTTGAATACTCTCAAAGAAATCGGTGCAGGCCGGACTTCAATAATCATTGCTCACAGGTTAAGCTCAATCAAGGACTGCGATAAAATCTTCGTGTTCGATAAGGGCGAAATAGCCGAGGCGGGAACACACGCAGACTTGCTCGAAAAAGACGGGGTTTATTCAAGATTGTGGGAAACTCAAAATAAGGAGGAGTATGTAGCATGA